In the Telopea speciosissima isolate NSW1024214 ecotype Mountain lineage chromosome 2, Tspe_v1, whole genome shotgun sequence genome, one interval contains:
- the LOC122649840 gene encoding respirasome Complex Assembly Factor 1-like — protein MREGKSVKFNIQQQQQSGHISQFKFAKLLDPEASWDKDQLGDVLHWIRQVVALVCGLLWGAVPFIGAIWIVVFLVLSSGIIYGYYSIILKIDEEDFGGHGALLQDGLFASLTLFLLVWILIYSLAHF, from the exons ATGAGAGAAGGAAAATCCGTTAAATTTAAtattcagcagcagcaacagagtGGTCACATCTCTCAGTTTAAATTCGCCAAATTGTTAGATCCCGAAGCTTCGTGGGACAAg GATCAATTGGGCGATGTTTTACATTGGATTCGGCAAGTTGTTGCCCTTGTATGTGGGTTACTGTGGGGTGCTGTTCCTTTCATTGGAGCCATTTGGATTGTCGT ATTTCTGGTGCTATCCTCGGGAATTATTTATGGGTATTATTCCATAATACTAAAAATTGATGAGGAAGATTTTGGAGGTCATGGAGCCCTCCTTCAGGATGGACTTTTCGCATCATTAACTCTCTTTCTA CTTGTGTGGATCCTAATATACAGCTTAGCACATTTCTGA
- the LOC122653243 gene encoding nicotinamidase 2-like, which translates to MDGTPEIELMPEVNRKIDDKVLEKNTYSAFIGTGLEEYLVERGIKQVIITGVMTNLCCETTVREAFVRGFRVFFSMDAMATLARELHVTTLKNMAYGFAYLVDCKRLKEGFSKK; encoded by the coding sequence ATGGACGGAACACCCGAGATAGAGCTGATGCCGGAGGTCAATCGTAAAATTGACGATAAAGTTCTTGAAAAGAACACTTACAGTGCCTTCATAGGAACTGGATTGGAGGAGTACTTGGTGGAGAGAGGGATAAAGCAGGTTATAATTACAGGGGTTATGACGAATTTGTGCTGTGAAACGACGGTGAGGGAGGCGTTTGTgagagggtttagggttttcttttcgATGGATGCGATGGCGACTTTGGCAAGGGAGTTGCATGTGACTACGCTTAAGAATATGGCTTATGGGTTTGCTTATTTGGTTGATTGTAAGAGGCTTAAGGAgggtttctctaaaaagtga